A part of Streptomyces sp. DSM 40750 genomic DNA contains:
- a CDS encoding metallophosphoesterase family protein, with translation MRLLLMSDTHLPKRAKALPGPLLAELPRADVVVHAGDWVDEATLDLLETRSRRLVAVYGNNDGPALRARLPEVAHADLAGLRLAVVHETGPAQGREPRCAARFPDTDVLVFGHSHIPWDTTTATGLRLLNPGSPTDRRRQPHCTYMTATVADGELTDVHLHRLPPRT, from the coding sequence GTGCGCCTGCTGCTGATGTCCGACACCCACCTGCCCAAGCGCGCGAAAGCGCTGCCCGGACCGCTCCTCGCCGAACTTCCGCGCGCCGATGTGGTCGTCCACGCCGGCGACTGGGTCGACGAGGCCACCCTCGACCTCCTCGAAACCCGCTCCCGCCGTCTGGTCGCCGTGTACGGCAACAACGACGGCCCCGCCCTGCGCGCCCGCCTCCCCGAGGTCGCCCACGCCGACCTCGCCGGCCTGCGCCTGGCCGTCGTCCACGAGACCGGCCCCGCCCAGGGCCGAGAACCCCGCTGCGCCGCTCGCTTCCCCGACACCGACGTCCTCGTCTTCGGCCACAGCCACATCCCCTGGGACACGACCACCGCCACCGGCCTGCGCCTCCTCAACCCCGGCTCCCCGACGGACCGCCGCCGACAGCCCCACTGCACCTACATGACGGCGACGGTCGCGGACGGCGAGCTGACGGACGTACACCTGCACCGGCTGCCACCCAGGACCTGA
- the lanKC gene encoding class III lanthionine synthetase LanKC — MDKRYEAYALADRLFYETPDRLSAGDRAGAAAPGYETARRAVPDGWRAARIGDWLTLTPVDDGRRPRPGPTQGWKVHASATRANADRIAAIVWDYCVARRIPFKFVPGPHLLHLRNAKYAARDTSGKFVTVYPADEEQLHLVLRELGELLDGFDGPYILTDLRWNDGPLYVRYGAFARSFVVDERGTLVPAVRDGGGTLVPDQRKPTFHVPAWVTLPAFLEPQLAARNTTTVGDLPYRIEKALHFSNGGGVYVGTDTRDGRRVVLKEGRPHAGLAADGADAVTRLEREKAALERLAGLGVVPEVRDWFTLGDHRFLVMDFVEGRPLNSYVAERHPLLAPDPEKGAVAAYTAWALHVHRAVEEAVEAVHARGIVFNDLHVFNIMVASDERSVSLLDFEAAAPAEENGRQIVAHPGFLAPPDRTGPDVDRYALACLRLALFLPVTSLFVVDRAKAAQLAEVIAKQFPEVPRAFLDEAVAEITRGSGPAERAPSRAAGTRVPTEGAGAGASGMSRPAVAAPAGPSGGSASPFASLSPAEPGDRPLADPRGWPLAEPGDWPYSRDSMVKAILASATPERDDRLFPGDVAQFSDGGGLGLAHGAAGVLYALAETGAERYEEGERWLLDHTGPVPIGTPLGLYDGLAGVAYTLDRLGHRQRALDLVGQILAEKWHKLSSDLHGGLAGLGLVLDRLARTTGESELRERAAETAHLLVRRLAEPRPAPPRRRAGLLRGASGPALFLLRRYEATGDHACLDAAVEALRQDLECLVVQKNGGLAVDEGWRTMPYLGDGSVGVGMVLDDCLDLTAGTGTDEFRQAREGILAAAGYRFYAQPGLFEGRAGMILHLARTGAPRERLAEQIAALGWHSMPYQGQLAFPGNHLMRLSMDLGTGTAGCLLALGAALATDDDADAATAQLPFLPPLRRRPQ, encoded by the coding sequence ATGGACAAGCGGTACGAGGCGTACGCGCTCGCCGACAGACTCTTCTACGAGACACCGGACCGGCTGTCGGCCGGTGACCGCGCCGGCGCCGCGGCGCCCGGCTACGAGACGGCCCGGCGCGCGGTCCCCGACGGCTGGCGGGCCGCCCGGATCGGTGACTGGCTGACGCTGACCCCGGTCGACGACGGCCGGCGGCCACGTCCCGGACCCACCCAGGGATGGAAAGTGCACGCCTCCGCCACCCGGGCGAACGCGGACCGGATCGCGGCGATCGTGTGGGACTACTGCGTGGCCCGGAGGATCCCGTTCAAGTTCGTGCCGGGTCCGCATCTGCTGCACCTGCGCAACGCGAAGTACGCGGCGCGCGACACCAGCGGCAAGTTCGTGACGGTCTACCCGGCCGACGAGGAGCAGCTGCACCTGGTCCTGCGCGAGCTGGGCGAGCTCCTCGACGGCTTCGACGGGCCGTACATCCTCACCGACCTGCGCTGGAACGACGGGCCCCTGTACGTCCGCTACGGCGCCTTCGCCCGCTCCTTCGTCGTCGACGAGCGCGGCACCCTCGTCCCGGCCGTCCGCGACGGCGGGGGAACCCTGGTGCCGGACCAGCGGAAGCCGACCTTCCATGTCCCGGCCTGGGTGACCCTGCCCGCGTTCCTGGAACCGCAGCTGGCGGCACGCAACACGACCACGGTCGGCGATCTGCCGTACCGCATCGAGAAGGCGCTGCACTTCTCCAACGGCGGCGGGGTGTACGTCGGCACCGACACCCGCGACGGCCGCCGGGTCGTCCTCAAGGAGGGGCGCCCGCACGCCGGGCTGGCCGCCGACGGGGCCGACGCGGTGACCCGGCTGGAGCGGGAGAAGGCCGCGCTGGAGCGGCTGGCGGGTCTCGGGGTCGTGCCCGAGGTGCGCGACTGGTTCACGCTCGGTGACCACCGCTTCCTCGTCATGGACTTCGTCGAGGGCCGCCCGCTCAACTCGTACGTCGCCGAACGGCACCCGCTGCTCGCGCCGGACCCCGAGAAGGGGGCTGTCGCCGCGTACACGGCCTGGGCGTTGCACGTCCACCGGGCCGTCGAGGAGGCGGTCGAGGCGGTGCACGCGCGCGGGATCGTCTTCAACGACCTGCATGTCTTCAACATCATGGTCGCGTCCGACGAGCGCTCGGTGTCCCTCCTGGACTTCGAGGCGGCGGCTCCCGCCGAGGAGAACGGCCGCCAGATCGTCGCCCACCCCGGGTTCCTGGCGCCCCCGGACCGCACCGGCCCGGACGTCGACCGCTACGCCCTCGCGTGTCTGCGCCTCGCCCTGTTCCTGCCGGTCACGTCGCTGTTCGTGGTGGACCGGGCGAAGGCCGCGCAGCTGGCCGAGGTGATCGCGAAGCAGTTCCCGGAGGTGCCGCGGGCGTTCCTCGACGAGGCGGTCGCGGAGATCACCCGGGGAAGCGGTCCTGCGGAGCGCGCGCCGAGCCGTGCGGCGGGGACACGTGTCCCGACGGAGGGGGCAGGGGCCGGTGCGTCCGGGATGTCTCGGCCCGCCGTGGCGGCTCCGGCGGGACCGAGCGGCGGCTCAGCCTCGCCCTTCGCCTCCCTCTCCCCCGCCGAACCAGGTGACCGGCCCCTCGCCGACCCCCGTGGCTGGCCCCTCGCCGAGCCCGGCGACTGGCCGTACAGCCGTGACTCGATGGTCAAGGCGATCCTGGCCTCGGCCACGCCGGAGCGCGACGACCGGCTCTTCCCCGGGGACGTCGCCCAGTTCTCCGACGGGGGTGGGCTCGGCCTCGCGCACGGCGCCGCGGGCGTCCTGTACGCGCTCGCCGAGACCGGCGCCGAGCGGTACGAGGAGGGTGAGCGCTGGCTGCTCGACCACACCGGCCCGGTGCCGATCGGAACGCCGCTCGGCCTGTACGACGGTCTCGCGGGCGTCGCGTACACCCTGGACCGGCTCGGCCACCGGCAGCGGGCACTGGACCTGGTCGGGCAGATCCTCGCCGAGAAGTGGCACAAGCTGTCGTCCGACCTGCACGGCGGGCTCGCCGGGCTGGGTCTGGTCCTGGACCGACTGGCGCGGACCACCGGCGAGTCCGAGCTGCGCGAACGGGCGGCGGAGACCGCGCACCTCCTCGTACGCCGCCTCGCCGAGCCCCGCCCGGCCCCGCCCCGCCGACGCGCCGGCCTGCTGCGCGGCGCGAGCGGTCCCGCGCTGTTCCTGCTGCGCCGGTACGAGGCGACGGGCGACCACGCGTGCCTCGACGCCGCGGTCGAGGCGCTGCGGCAGGACCTGGAGTGTCTGGTCGTACAGAAGAACGGCGGGCTGGCCGTCGACGAGGGATGGCGGACGATGCCGTACCTCGGCGACGGGAGCGTGGGCGTCGGGATGGTGCTCGACGACTGTCTGGACCTGACGGCCGGCACCGGAACGGACGAGTTCAGGCAAGCGCGCGAGGGCATCCTCGCCGCAGCCGGCTACCGCTTCTACGCACAGCCGGGGCTGTTCGAGGGACGGGCCGGGATGATCCTCCATCTCGCCCGGACGGGTGCCCCACGGGAGCGGCTCGCGGAACAGATCGCCGCGCTCGGCTGGCACTCGATGCCGTACCAGGGGCAACTGGCCTTCCCCGGAAACCACTTGATGCGGCTCTCCATGGACCTCGGTACCGGAACGGCGGGGTGCCTGCTGGCGCTCGGCGCGGCGCTCGCCACCGACGACGACGCCGACGCCGCCACGGCCCAGCTGCCGTTCCTGCCGCCGCTGCGACGGCGGCCCCAATGA
- a CDS encoding SpoIIE family protein phosphatase, producing MVSEEAAARGTRTLRAELALKTLTGDLDPQERLHAILEQVLVFTGAAVAAVYVPDGEGGLLSLAGSAGVPRSLYGLRDSYPASGTTPVAEACRSGRPRWLGSGDLPQDDDVRRAQAKEFSLGVLPLRERGCLVAVGDGTDGFDAEGRHCLDLLAEAVTSAATASPTGPGASFDLDMETGRVKVDGGLLELFGMGPDDFDGRVETLLALTVPEDLPALMSVVEADHMSIGDRELEFRILLTSGEQKWLRLRGRLLPGSPADPARPARLVGTVADASTLRTGRGDVARIQRLAAALATAGTVRDVSQAVVTALRKPLHADRIALAELENDRLVVTVLDPPHPEDWPEVWRTEWRYEWPDAPVRTMPTLAAALREGRAAIWPAGTALEPALADVGPGGLAVLPLPAGGRMAGACLIGWDTPHDFGTEERALLTAAAGLAGQALMRAHAFDAEHELVGMLQRTLLPRRLPKLPGAVAVARYLPTTAGLEVGGDWYDVIPLSDNHVALVIGDVQGHNAGAATLMGQMRTALRAYAVEGHPPDVVVSHANRLLVDMETDLFATCCYVDIDMEEGSAWYVRAGHIPPVLRHPDGTTEITESEGGPPLGVVRQADFPMSPLRLAPGTLLALTTDGLVESADLDVEDGLDHMAAELSATDPAHLGAVADTLLAGANRDDDVALLLLRYDGMALRPQRENWTVWRVPQAVGQARRYTRRVLRAWGIESEADTVLLVVSELVTNALVHTDGRVRLDLTLLADRLRVAVADASPRTPMKPTIIGWEATGGRGILLVEAVSSAWGTVPVSGGKQVWAEIPMGEASRADL from the coding sequence GTGGTCAGTGAGGAAGCAGCGGCACGCGGAACGCGGACGCTGCGCGCCGAACTCGCCCTCAAGACGCTGACCGGTGATCTCGATCCGCAGGAGCGGCTGCACGCCATCCTCGAACAGGTCCTCGTCTTCACGGGCGCGGCCGTCGCCGCCGTGTACGTCCCCGACGGCGAGGGCGGTCTGCTGTCCCTGGCCGGCTCCGCAGGCGTACCGAGGAGCCTGTACGGGCTCCGCGACAGCTATCCGGCGTCCGGGACCACCCCGGTCGCCGAGGCGTGCCGCTCGGGCCGGCCGCGCTGGCTCGGCTCCGGAGACCTCCCCCAGGACGACGACGTCCGCCGCGCGCAGGCCAAGGAGTTCTCGCTGGGTGTGCTGCCGCTGCGCGAGCGCGGCTGCCTGGTCGCCGTCGGCGACGGCACGGACGGCTTCGACGCCGAGGGCCGTCACTGCCTCGACCTGCTCGCCGAGGCGGTCACCAGCGCCGCCACCGCCTCGCCCACCGGGCCCGGTGCCTCGTTCGACCTGGACATGGAGACCGGGCGGGTCAAGGTCGACGGCGGGCTGCTGGAACTGTTCGGCATGGGCCCCGACGACTTCGACGGCCGGGTCGAGACCCTGCTCGCGCTGACCGTGCCCGAGGACCTGCCCGCGCTGATGTCCGTCGTGGAGGCGGACCACATGTCCATCGGCGACCGGGAGCTGGAATTCCGCATCCTGCTCACCTCCGGCGAGCAGAAGTGGCTGCGGCTGCGCGGCCGGCTGCTCCCCGGCAGCCCCGCCGATCCGGCCCGCCCCGCCCGCCTCGTGGGCACCGTCGCCGACGCCTCCACCCTGCGCACCGGCCGCGGCGACGTGGCCCGAATCCAGCGCCTCGCCGCCGCCCTGGCGACCGCCGGCACCGTCCGCGACGTCAGCCAGGCCGTGGTCACCGCCCTGCGCAAACCGCTCCACGCCGACCGGATCGCCCTCGCCGAGCTGGAGAACGACCGCCTGGTCGTCACCGTCCTCGACCCGCCGCACCCGGAGGACTGGCCCGAGGTGTGGCGCACCGAATGGCGCTACGAGTGGCCGGACGCGCCGGTGCGCACCATGCCGACTCTCGCCGCCGCCCTGCGCGAGGGCCGCGCCGCGATCTGGCCCGCCGGAACCGCCCTGGAACCCGCCCTCGCCGACGTCGGCCCCGGCGGTCTCGCCGTCCTCCCGCTGCCCGCCGGCGGCCGCATGGCCGGGGCCTGCCTGATCGGCTGGGACACCCCCCACGACTTCGGCACGGAGGAACGCGCCCTGCTCACCGCCGCCGCGGGCCTCGCCGGGCAGGCCCTGATGCGCGCCCACGCCTTCGACGCCGAGCACGAACTCGTCGGCATGCTCCAGCGCACCCTCCTCCCACGCCGTCTGCCCAAGCTGCCCGGCGCGGTCGCCGTCGCCCGCTACCTGCCCACCACCGCGGGCCTTGAGGTCGGCGGCGACTGGTACGACGTCATCCCGCTGTCCGACAACCACGTCGCCCTCGTCATCGGCGACGTCCAGGGCCACAACGCCGGCGCCGCCACCCTCATGGGCCAGATGCGCACCGCCCTGCGCGCCTACGCCGTCGAGGGGCACCCCCCGGACGTCGTCGTCTCGCACGCCAACCGGCTCCTCGTGGACATGGAGACCGACCTCTTCGCCACCTGCTGCTACGTCGACATCGACATGGAGGAGGGCTCCGCCTGGTACGTCCGGGCCGGACACATCCCGCCCGTGCTGCGTCACCCGGACGGCACCACCGAGATCACCGAGTCGGAGGGCGGCCCTCCGCTCGGCGTCGTCAGACAGGCCGACTTCCCGATGAGCCCGCTGCGCCTGGCCCCCGGCACCCTGCTCGCCCTGACGACGGACGGCCTCGTCGAATCCGCCGACCTGGATGTCGAGGACGGGCTCGACCATATGGCCGCCGAACTGTCCGCCACCGATCCCGCCCACCTCGGAGCGGTCGCCGACACCCTGCTGGCCGGCGCCAACCGCGACGACGACGTCGCCCTGCTCCTCCTGCGCTACGACGGCATGGCCCTGCGCCCCCAGCGCGAGAACTGGACCGTCTGGCGCGTCCCCCAGGCGGTCGGTCAGGCCCGCCGCTACACCCGGCGTGTCCTGCGAGCCTGGGGCATCGAGTCCGAGGCCGACACCGTGCTCCTCGTCGTCTCCGAACTCGTCACCAACGCCCTCGTCCACACCGACGGCCGGGTCCGCCTCGACCTCACCCTCCTCGCCGACCGCCTCCGCGTCGCCGTGGCCGACGCCTCTCCCCGTACGCCGATGAAGCCCACCATCATCGGCTGGGAGGCCACCGGCGGCCGCGGCATCCTCCTCGTCGAGGCCGTGTCGTCGGCCTGGGGCACCGTTCCGGTGAGCGGCGGCAAACAGGTGTGGGCAGAGATCCCCATGGGTGAGGCTTCCCGTGCCGACCTCTGA
- a CDS encoding SapB/AmfS family lanthipeptide yields MALLDLQTMEADETTGTGGPSSLSVLSCVSAASITLCL; encoded by the coding sequence ATGGCACTTCTGGACCTGCAGACGATGGAAGCCGACGAGACCACCGGCACCGGCGGCCCCAGCTCCCTGAGCGTGCTGTCCTGTGTGAGCGCTGCCAGCATCACGCTCTGCCTCTGA
- a CDS encoding cellulase family glycosylhydrolase produces the protein MSNVADMSRLRTRLLGVLVLVTGFLTTAGPTQPASALTDELWFDSQAAATLTVEGGRFKDGLGREVVLRGYNVSGETKLKENKGLPFASVADAKKSATALRALGGGNSVRFLLSWAYAEPVRGQVDSAYLAAATAQMGAFLDAGIRVYPDFHQDLYSRWLFDSDSWYTGDGAPKWAVDLGDYPDEYCGICPFWGQNITSNAAVTESTYDFWHNTYGLQDSFLDTAQKTMTYVKSNLTAAQFQGVVGFDPWNEPHPGTLDSGQTSRTWEKDVLWPFYVKFRARMDAAGWQSKPAFVEPNLFWNANIDFQKQEGGLLDAGTIGPRYVFNTHFYDQKAISGVFMWGKAEDGQYVNDFGTVRDRAAAGGTTAIISEFGHPLAGSVSDKAPTVYKAMYQALDSRVKGASWWANPASSGPVLSGSQWQWDIYNGRHHELMNDNADKVEVEGDAWNDEDLSAVRLDDSGKAVLRQDARMLDRIYPSATAGSAVAFTYEDRSRDGSTTLTWNPVPSSLPNVSSLVGSGQYSLLVWRSDGSTEPTELHLPASFPTASTTVVSDLGVTAAPPAYTTSTPIAAASEPGGTGSRRLLLTAADSGKLHYALVTNGATAPSAARLSAARTELSGWLASEFG, from the coding sequence ATGTCGAATGTGGCGGACATGTCAAGATTGCGCACTCGTCTGCTCGGTGTCCTGGTACTCGTCACCGGCTTCCTGACCACGGCGGGCCCCACCCAGCCCGCCTCCGCTCTCACTGACGAACTCTGGTTCGACTCGCAGGCCGCGGCCACCCTCACCGTCGAAGGCGGCCGCTTCAAGGACGGACTCGGCCGCGAGGTCGTCCTGCGCGGCTACAACGTCTCGGGCGAGACGAAACTCAAGGAGAACAAGGGTCTGCCCTTCGCCTCGGTCGCCGACGCGAAGAAGTCGGCGACCGCACTCAGGGCGCTCGGCGGCGGCAACTCCGTCCGTTTCCTGCTGTCCTGGGCGTACGCCGAACCGGTGCGCGGCCAGGTGGACAGCGCCTACCTCGCGGCGGCCACCGCACAGATGGGCGCGTTCCTGGACGCCGGGATCCGCGTCTACCCCGACTTCCACCAGGACCTCTACTCCCGCTGGCTGTTCGACTCGGACAGCTGGTACACCGGCGACGGCGCCCCCAAATGGGCCGTCGACCTCGGCGACTACCCCGACGAGTACTGCGGGATCTGCCCGTTCTGGGGCCAGAACATCACCTCCAACGCGGCCGTGACGGAGTCGACGTACGACTTCTGGCACAACACCTACGGGCTCCAGGACTCCTTCCTGGACACCGCCCAGAAGACGATGACGTATGTGAAGTCGAACCTCACGGCCGCCCAGTTCCAGGGCGTCGTCGGCTTCGACCCGTGGAACGAGCCGCATCCCGGGACCCTCGACTCTGGCCAGACCAGCAGGACGTGGGAGAAGGACGTCCTGTGGCCGTTCTACGTCAAGTTCCGCGCCCGGATGGACGCGGCGGGCTGGCAGTCCAAGCCGGCCTTCGTCGAGCCGAACCTCTTCTGGAACGCCAACATCGACTTCCAGAAGCAGGAGGGCGGACTCCTCGACGCGGGCACGATCGGACCGCGCTACGTCTTCAACACCCACTTCTACGACCAGAAGGCGATCTCCGGCGTCTTCATGTGGGGCAAGGCGGAGGACGGCCAGTACGTGAACGACTTCGGGACCGTGCGTGACCGGGCCGCCGCGGGCGGCACCACGGCGATCATCAGCGAGTTCGGGCATCCGCTCGCGGGGTCGGTGTCCGACAAGGCGCCCACGGTCTACAAGGCCATGTACCAGGCGCTCGACTCGCGGGTGAAGGGCGCGAGTTGGTGGGCGAACCCGGCCTCCTCCGGCCCGGTCCTCTCCGGCTCCCAGTGGCAGTGGGACATCTACAACGGGCGCCACCACGAGCTGATGAACGACAACGCCGACAAGGTGGAGGTCGAGGGCGACGCCTGGAACGACGAGGACCTGTCGGCCGTACGTCTCGACGACTCCGGTAAGGCCGTGCTCCGCCAGGACGCCCGGATGCTGGACCGGATCTACCCGAGCGCCACGGCGGGCAGCGCGGTCGCCTTCACCTACGAGGACCGGTCGCGGGACGGCTCCACGACGCTGACGTGGAACCCGGTGCCCAGCTCACTGCCGAACGTCTCCTCGCTCGTCGGCTCGGGCCAGTACTCCCTGCTGGTCTGGCGCTCGGACGGCAGTACCGAACCGACCGAGCTGCACCTCCCGGCGTCGTTCCCCACCGCCTCCACCACGGTGGTGTCCGACCTCGGGGTGACGGCCGCGCCGCCGGCGTACACCACGTCGACGCCGATCGCCGCCGCCAGTGAACCGGGCGGCACCGGCAGCCGCCGCCTGCTCCTCACCGCCGCCGACTCGGGCAAGCTCCACTACGCCCTGGTCACCAACGGCGCGACAGCCCCGTCCGCTGCGCGGCTGAGCGCGGCGCGGACGGAGCTGTCGGGGTGGCTGGCCTCCGAGTTCGGCTAG
- a CDS encoding YncE family protein, which translates to MTVSRGPRRRGTRHLCAVAAALALTGSAAATATPATAAADLREVMFVGNNWEGTADVIKSSGDFAKIGRVNVIPDKNERMAEINADPIKWIAFMTIRNSVGEGHDQFVDDMYSTPDGSSMVVSRPSFADVVSINLTTGAINWRFPVSGYRADHMAVSPDGKRVAVSASTGNTVHVLDIVTGKQLGSFKTGDKPHENVFTSDGKYIWNMAIGDVNTATDATWLDWTKGDRKITVVDANTFQQVKVIDMRDRLNAIGLNDYSDAVRPAAFSPDETKLYFQVSFFNGFLEYDIATDKITRTKTLPKNPATSEDRTTWVNDSRHHGISMKPDGTKLCVAGTMDDYATVVDRATLQEGPLVTVSKPYWATVSGDGKSCVVSESGADQVTAIDFATGKKTVSVAVGDHPQRVRLAQVPADWTGPSAR; encoded by the coding sequence ATGACCGTCTCCCGAGGCCCCCGCCGTCGCGGAACCCGGCACCTCTGCGCCGTCGCCGCCGCCCTCGCTCTGACCGGCTCCGCCGCCGCGACCGCCACCCCGGCGACCGCCGCGGCCGATCTGCGGGAGGTGATGTTCGTGGGCAACAACTGGGAGGGGACCGCGGACGTCATCAAGTCCTCCGGCGACTTCGCCAAGATCGGCCGGGTCAACGTCATCCCGGACAAGAACGAGCGGATGGCCGAGATCAACGCCGATCCGATCAAATGGATCGCCTTCATGACGATCCGCAACAGCGTGGGCGAGGGCCACGACCAGTTCGTGGACGACATGTACTCCACGCCGGACGGCTCGTCGATGGTCGTCTCCCGGCCGAGCTTCGCCGACGTGGTCTCCATCAATCTCACCACCGGCGCCATCAACTGGCGTTTCCCCGTGTCGGGTTACCGTGCCGACCACATGGCGGTCTCCCCCGACGGCAAGCGGGTCGCGGTGTCCGCCTCGACGGGGAACACCGTGCATGTGCTGGACATCGTCACCGGCAAACAGCTCGGTTCGTTCAAGACCGGCGACAAGCCGCACGAGAACGTCTTCACCAGCGACGGCAAGTACATCTGGAACATGGCGATCGGCGACGTGAACACCGCGACCGACGCCACGTGGCTGGACTGGACGAAGGGCGACCGGAAGATCACGGTGGTCGACGCGAACACCTTCCAGCAGGTCAAGGTGATCGACATGCGCGACCGGCTGAACGCGATCGGCCTCAACGACTACTCCGACGCCGTCCGCCCCGCCGCCTTCTCCCCCGACGAGACGAAGCTGTACTTCCAGGTGTCGTTCTTCAACGGCTTCCTCGAGTACGACATCGCCACCGACAAGATCACCCGCACCAAGACCCTGCCGAAGAACCCGGCCACCAGCGAGGACCGCACGACCTGGGTCAACGACTCGCGCCACCACGGCATCTCGATGAAGCCGGACGGTACCAAGCTGTGCGTCGCGGGCACGATGGACGACTACGCGACCGTCGTGGACCGCGCGACGCTCCAGGAGGGCCCGCTCGTCACCGTCTCCAAGCCGTACTGGGCGACCGTCAGCGGTGACGGCAAGTCCTGCGTGGTCTCCGAGAGCGGCGCCGACCAGGTCACGGCGATCGACTTCGCCACCGGAAAGAAGACCGTGTCCGTCGCGGTCGGCGACCACCCGCAGCGCGTGCGCCTGGCGCAGGTGCCCGCCGACTGGACCGGACCTTCTGCCCGCTGA
- a CDS encoding ABC transporter ATP-binding protein → MTTLTEAGAPGPAAASVPLSRSTVRHSVPRCTVLALVAVAATGANLLLPVALGRALDLLLAGDPDGPRRVLWCTGLVLALALLDAVETVLGGTTNARVTAWLRHRLVGHVLAVGPRAVGRFGPGDLVARLVGNAAQAGTAPTTVAALLAALAAPVGAVVALGLLSPWLAAVFLVGAPLLALLLRALARDSSECVTRYQQAQGRIAGGLAEAVAGFRTIAAAGTAERTVTRVLRPLPELSREGHRMWRVQGRAAARAAAVAPLLQLGVVATAGVLLTQQHLSVGELLAASRYAVLAAGVGVLVGQLSGLVRARASARRLDEVLAERAIAYGERGLPAAGRGRLELGGPSGQKLPGLRAPFGEGQRELCDPAGEGLDLPAPSGQRRPELAAPRGQGRLELRDVTVRRGGRTVLDGVDLVVPAGATVAVVGRSGAGKSLLAAVAGRLTDPDEGEVRLDGVPLPELDRRELRRAITHAFERPALLGESVEDTIAFGVPRPSPDRIREAARAAHADTFVRRLPDGYATPCADAPLSGGEAQRLGLARAFARDSRLLVLDDALSSLDTVTEHHITEALLGPTTVGSRLVIAHRASTAARADSVAWLDEGKVRAVGPHGELWRVPGYRELFGAGAGAETGVRGDTGGAEIVDDDAAPHGPPDGGGR, encoded by the coding sequence ATGACGACCCTCACCGAAGCCGGTGCCCCCGGCCCGGCAGCCGCGTCCGTCCCCCTGTCGCGCTCGACCGTCCGGCACTCCGTTCCCCGTTGCACGGTCCTGGCGCTCGTGGCCGTGGCCGCCACGGGGGCGAACCTGTTGCTGCCGGTCGCGCTGGGCCGGGCCCTGGATCTGCTGCTGGCCGGTGACCCGGACGGCCCGCGCCGGGTGCTGTGGTGCACCGGGCTGGTCCTCGCCCTCGCCCTGCTGGACGCCGTCGAGACCGTGCTCGGCGGGACCACGAACGCCCGGGTCACCGCGTGGCTGCGCCACCGGCTGGTCGGGCATGTGCTGGCCGTGGGGCCACGGGCCGTCGGCCGGTTCGGGCCGGGCGACCTGGTGGCCCGGCTCGTCGGGAACGCGGCCCAGGCGGGGACGGCACCCACCACGGTCGCCGCGCTCCTCGCCGCGCTCGCCGCGCCGGTGGGCGCGGTGGTGGCGCTGGGTCTGCTCAGCCCCTGGCTCGCGGCGGTGTTCCTGGTCGGCGCCCCGCTGCTCGCGCTGCTGCTCCGCGCGCTCGCCCGTGACTCCTCCGAGTGTGTGACGCGCTATCAACAGGCCCAGGGCCGTATCGCGGGTGGCCTGGCCGAGGCCGTCGCCGGTTTCCGCACGATCGCCGCCGCCGGTACGGCCGAGCGGACCGTCACACGCGTCCTCCGCCCCCTGCCCGAACTCTCCCGCGAGGGCCACCGGATGTGGCGCGTCCAGGGCCGCGCCGCCGCGCGAGCGGCCGCCGTGGCACCGCTCCTCCAGCTCGGCGTCGTCGCCACCGCGGGCGTCCTGCTCACCCAACAGCACCTGTCCGTGGGTGAGTTGCTGGCCGCGTCCCGCTACGCGGTGCTGGCGGCCGGCGTCGGCGTACTGGTCGGGCAGCTCTCGGGGCTGGTCCGTGCGCGAGCGTCGGCCCGACGTCTCGACGAGGTGCTGGCCGAGCGCGCGATCGCCTACGGCGAGCGCGGGCTCCCGGCGGCCGGGCGGGGGCGATTGGAGCTGGGCGGCCCCTCCGGGCAGAAGCTGCCGGGACTGCGCGCCCCCTTCGGAGAGGGGCAACGGGAACTGTGCGATCCCGCTGGAGAGGGGCTGGACTTGCCCGCCCCCTCCGGACAGCGGCGGCCGGAGCTAGCCGCCCCCCGCGGACAAGGGCGGCTGGAACTGCGCGACGTGACCGTCCGCCGGGGTGGGCGCACCGTGCTGGACGGCGTCGATCTCGTCGTACCGGCCGGGGCCACGGTCGCCGTCGTCGGCCGGTCGGGCGCGGGCAAGTCACTGCTCGCGGCCGTCGCCGGGCGGCTCACGGACCCGGACGAGGGGGAAGTACGGCTCGACGGCGTGCCCTTGCCCGAACTGGACCGCCGGGAGCTGCGCCGAGCGATCACCCACGCCTTCGAACGCCCGGCCCTGCTCGGCGAGTCCGTCGAGGACACCATCGCTTTCGGCGTCCCGCGCCCCTCACCGGACCGCATACGGGAGGCGGCCCGCGCCGCGCACGCCGACACCTTCGTCCGGCGCCTCCCGGACGGCTACGCCACCCCCTGCGCCGACGCCCCTCTGTCGGGCGGCGAAGCCCAACGCCTCGGCCTCGCCCGGGCCTTCGCCCGCGACAGCCGTCTCCTCGTCCTCGACGACGCCCTCTCCAGCCTCGACACCGTCACCGAGCACCACATCACCGAGGCGCTCCTCGGCCCCACCACCGTCGGCAGCCGCCTGGTCATCGCCCACCGCGCCTCCACGGCCGCCCGCGCGGACTCGGTGGCGTGGCTGGAC